A single Comamonas sp. NLF-1-9 DNA region contains:
- a CDS encoding DUF2160 domain-containing protein, with the protein MFGWMVWTTPTAVFFICVLLMLMVMTLWEIKSPSVLRKGWLPIATTRGDRLFIGLLLAAYVNLAWVGLGEWMQESLSLETVPSVWISFVVSMGLLAGVMRKG; encoded by the coding sequence ATGTTTGGCTGGATGGTCTGGACCACTCCCACTGCGGTGTTCTTCATCTGCGTGCTGCTCATGCTCATGGTCATGACCCTGTGGGAGATCAAATCCCCGTCGGTACTGCGCAAGGGCTGGCTGCCGATCGCCACAACACGCGGCGACCGCCTGTTCATCGGCCTGCTCCTCGCGGCCTACGTCAATCTCGCCTGGGTCGGCCTGGGTGAATGGATGCAGGAGAGCCTCTCCCTTGAGACAGTGCCCAGTGTCTGGATCAGCTTTGTCGTGTCCATGGGCCTGCTGGCCGGGGTCATGCGCAAGGGTTGA
- a CDS encoding carbohydrate ABC transporter permease — MRTWRPSWRPFFLIAYFIFALLPIYWMANMSLRTNEEILSQFSLWPQALTWASYHTIFTDPSWYSGYINSLIYVCLNTVISVAVALPAAYAFSRYHFLGDKHVFFWLLTNRMTPPAVFLLPFFQLYTTLGLIDTHIAVALAHMLFNVPLAVWILEGFMSGIPREIDETAYIDGYSFPRFFLTVFLPLVKAGVGVAAFFCFMFSWVELLMARTLTSVNAKPIVATMTRTVSASGMDWATLAAAGTLTIIPGALVIWFVRNYIAKGFAMGRV, encoded by the coding sequence ATGCGCACCTGGCGCCCGAGCTGGCGGCCCTTCTTCCTCATCGCCTACTTCATCTTCGCGCTGCTGCCCATCTACTGGATGGCCAACATGAGTCTGCGCACCAACGAGGAAATCCTCTCGCAGTTCAGCCTGTGGCCACAGGCGCTCACCTGGGCCAGCTACCACACCATCTTCACCGATCCTTCCTGGTATTCGGGCTACATCAACAGCCTGATCTACGTCTGCCTGAACACGGTGATATCGGTGGCGGTGGCCTTGCCGGCCGCCTATGCCTTCTCGCGCTACCACTTCCTTGGCGACAAGCACGTCTTCTTCTGGCTGCTTACCAACCGCATGACGCCGCCCGCGGTGTTTCTGCTGCCTTTCTTCCAGCTCTACACCACGCTGGGCCTGATCGACACGCACATTGCGGTGGCCCTCGCGCACATGCTGTTCAACGTGCCGCTGGCCGTCTGGATACTGGAAGGCTTCATGAGCGGCATCCCGCGTGAAATCGACGAAACCGCCTACATCGACGGCTACTCCTTCCCGCGCTTCTTCCTCACCGTTTTCCTGCCGCTGGTCAAGGCCGGCGTGGGCGTGGCGGCCTTCTTCTGCTTCATGTTCTCCTGGGTCGAATTGTTGATGGCGCGCACGCTCACCAGCGTCAACGCCAAACCCATCGTGGCGACGATGACACGCACCGTCTCCGCCTCTGGCATGGATTGGGCGACGCTCGCCGCCGCTGGCACGCTCACCATCATTCCCGGCGCGCTGGTGATCTGGTTCGTGCGCAACTACATCGCCAAGGGCTTTGCCATGGGGAGGGTGTGA
- a CDS encoding ABC transporter substrate-binding protein — protein MKVQMKVVALAAALLAGTAAWADEAAAKKWIDAEFQPSTLNKDQQMAEMKWFIDAAQKLQAKGVKEISVVSETITTHEYESKTLAKAFEEITGIKVKHDLIQEGDVVEKLQTSMQSGKSIYDGWISDSDLIGTHYRYGKMMNLTDYMAGAGKEWTNPGLDIGDFIGTKFTTAPDGKLYQLPDQQFANLYWFRADLFARQDLKDKFKAKYGYDLGVPLNWSAYEDIAEFFTDDVKEIDGKPIYGHMDYGKKDPSLGWRFTDAWLSMAGAADIGAPNGLPIDEWGIRVADDKCTPVGASVARGGATNSPAAVYALTKYVDWMKKYAPKEAMGMTFGEAGPVPAQGQIAQQIFWYTAFTADMTKPGLPVVNADGTPKWRMAPGPNGPYWKQGMQNGYQDVGSWSFFKGHDANKTAAAWLYAQFVTAKTTSLKKTLVGLTPIRESDIQSQAMTDAAPKLGGLVEFYRSPARVAWSPTGTNVPDYPKLAQLWWKNVAQAVTGEKTPQAAMDNLAKEMDDVMARLQRAGMEHCAPKLNPKSDPGKWLSDAHAPWKKLANEKPKGETINYDALLQAWKDGKTR, from the coding sequence ATGAAAGTACAGATGAAAGTGGTCGCACTGGCGGCCGCGCTGCTGGCGGGCACGGCCGCCTGGGCCGACGAGGCTGCAGCAAAGAAATGGATCGACGCCGAATTCCAGCCCTCCACGCTGAACAAGGATCAGCAAATGGCGGAGATGAAATGGTTCATCGACGCCGCCCAGAAGCTGCAGGCCAAGGGCGTCAAGGAAATTTCGGTTGTCTCCGAAACCATCACCACGCACGAGTACGAATCCAAGACCCTGGCCAAGGCCTTCGAGGAGATCACGGGCATCAAGGTCAAGCACGACCTGATCCAGGAAGGCGACGTGGTCGAGAAGCTGCAGACCTCCATGCAGTCGGGCAAGAGCATCTACGACGGCTGGATCAGCGACTCCGACCTCATCGGCACGCACTACCGCTACGGGAAGATGATGAACCTCACCGACTACATGGCGGGAGCGGGCAAGGAGTGGACCAACCCGGGCCTGGATATCGGCGACTTCATCGGCACCAAGTTCACCACCGCACCCGACGGCAAACTCTATCAGTTGCCTGATCAGCAGTTCGCCAACCTGTACTGGTTCCGCGCAGACCTCTTTGCCCGTCAGGACCTCAAGGACAAGTTCAAGGCCAAGTATGGCTACGATCTGGGCGTGCCGCTGAACTGGAGCGCCTACGAGGACATCGCCGAATTCTTCACCGACGACGTCAAGGAAATCGACGGCAAGCCCATTTACGGTCACATGGACTACGGCAAGAAGGATCCGTCGCTGGGCTGGCGCTTCACCGACGCCTGGTTGTCCATGGCCGGCGCTGCCGACATCGGAGCGCCCAACGGCCTGCCCATCGACGAATGGGGCATTCGCGTCGCTGACGACAAGTGCACTCCCGTGGGCGCCAGCGTGGCCCGTGGCGGCGCTACCAACTCGCCTGCCGCCGTTTATGCGCTCACCAAGTACGTGGACTGGATGAAGAAGTACGCGCCCAAGGAAGCCATGGGCATGACCTTCGGCGAAGCCGGCCCCGTGCCCGCCCAGGGCCAGATCGCGCAGCAGATCTTCTGGTACACGGCCTTCACCGCCGACATGACCAAGCCCGGCCTGCCAGTGGTGAACGCCGACGGCACGCCCAAGTGGCGCATGGCCCCCGGCCCCAACGGCCCGTACTGGAAGCAGGGCATGCAAAACGGCTATCAGGATGTCGGCTCCTGGTCCTTCTTCAAGGGCCATGACGCCAACAAGACGGCGGCCGCCTGGCTGTACGCCCAGTTCGTGACTGCCAAGACCACCTCGCTCAAGAAGACCCTGGTGGGCCTGACCCCGATCCGCGAAAGCGACATCCAGTCCCAGGCCATGACCGACGCCGCGCCCAAGCTCGGCGGTCTGGTCGAGTTCTACCGCAGCCCGGCGCGCGTGGCATGGTCGCCCACCGGCACCAACGTGCCCGACTACCCGAAGCTTGCCCAGCTGTGGTGGAAGAACGTGGCCCAGGCCGTCACGGGCGAGAAGACGCCGCAGGCTGCCATGGACAACCTGGCCAAGGAAATGGACGATGTCATGGCGCGTTTGCAGCGCGCCGGAATGGAGCATTGCGCGCCCAAACTCAACCCCAAGAGCGATCCCGGCAAGTGGCTGAGCGACGCGCACGCGCCGTGGAAGAAGCTGGCCAACGAAAAACCAAAGGGTGAAACCATCAACTACGACGCCTTGCTGCAGGCGTGGAAAGACGGGAAGACCCGGTAA